The DNA window CCATGGCTCTAACAAGTGCAATAAGCTCAAATGCATCAATTTGCAGCGTCTGATTATTATTATCACGAGTGGGCAATCGCTCATTTCTCTTCTCGTAGATCACAGCCCGACAAACAGGGCATTTTCCATTGCTCTTCATCCATGGTAAGATGCAATCCTCGTGAAACATATGACTGCACGGAGTTGTCATCACATTCTCGTAAGGCTTGAAATCCTCCAAGCAAACCACACATGAGCTCTTTCCatcgtcttcttcttcctccaagGTTGATGTTGCATCCTTCCTGTAAAATGAGCTCAATCTTGTTGCGAGAGATCTCACTGAGGTCTTAGGATAGTAGacttctttcttgagcttgctTAACATTGCCTTTTGTTCCTCCCTGTCTATTCTTCTTGTTTGGTCTTCCTGTCTTG is part of the Impatiens glandulifera chromosome 1, dImpGla2.1, whole genome shotgun sequence genome and encodes:
- the LOC124918900 gene encoding E3 ubiquitin-protein ligase RNF38-like — translated: MSNGFPRPRVWVPGQRNEAPNPLFGLSRPFGLPTEHEQGYYLPSNNNDWEWTTTPTSHQVGPSYSHGGDYPSYGGMVLIQERRGPGPSILPRYTPMLNDHIGSSHPRLIMQPTTRTRREVSFPRQEDQTRRIDREEQKAMLSKLKKEVYYPKTSVRSLATRLSSFYRKDATSTLEEEEDDGKSSCVVCLEDFKPYENVMTTPCSHMFHEDCILPWMKSNGKCPVCRAVIYEKRNERLPTRDNNNQTLQIDAFELIALVRAMEESIGWG